The Nitratidesulfovibrio sp. genome includes the window CCGGGCATCCCGGCGGGGCGGACGAGGCCGCCGCGCTAGACCGCCGTCTTGCCGGGCTGGACTGGAACCGCTGGCGGGTGGCCCGCTACGAGTTCACCAACAAGCCCCGCAACCCGGAGCGGCTGCTGCTGGCGTTGCGGCTGCCCGGCCCCGCGTAGCCTTTCGTCATCCCGAGAACCATGCCGCCGCGCCGTCCATGTTGTCCGCACCCCGAGGGCATCGGGGCCATCCGGGCCATGGGGTGCGCGGCGCACGAACACATCACCGCGAGCAGATTGTCATGACCACCGACCCTTCCGTATTCCCCGATCCTTCCGACGATGACCTGTGGGAAGCCGTGCGCGCCGACCTGGAAACCCGCTTTCCCGGCCGCTACGACGAGGCCACCGTGCGCCGCGCCTTCGAGGCGGTGTGTGCGAACGAGGAAGACTACCTGCCCCAGCGCGCCCTGCTCAAGAAGGTGCGCATGGCCTGCATGTGGACCCGCCCCAGCCTGGACGGCCGGGCGGAAGGGGCGGAATAGCCCTCAGGGCCGCGCCTTTCCGGGGGGTGACGCCGCGCCCGTGCATGAGGGGCCACTGCGGAAATGCGAGCCCGTCCTGCTCGCCGCTTTCCACGCACGCCTTCAGGGCAGCAGGGGATGGCGGAACAGCGGGTGTGCGGCGTGGCGGTCCAGCAGCCCGGCCAGGCGATCCCGCTGCGCCGGTGACAGCCCGGCGTGAAATTGCACGAAGGCGTCGCGCGCGTTGGCGTAGGCCTGCTCGGCCAGTTGGCGTTTTTCCGCGAACAGGGCGTCCAGCGCATCCGGGGCCATGGCCCCGTCGCGGATGACCGCGTGCAGGCGCTGGCGCAATGCCGTGTTGTGGCGGCGCAGTTCGTCCAGCGTGCGTTCGTGGGCGTCCAGACGCCGGGCCAGTTGCCGCGCCTCGTCCGGCGCAAGCTCCAGTTCGCGGGCCACGGTGCGCGCCACGCGGCGCATGTCCACCCCGGCCAGGCGCGCGGCAATGCGCCGCCTGTTGTACCACAGCACGCAGAGCACGGTGGCCTTGACCGCCACCACCCCCACGGCGAATTCCCAACTCATGCGGTGTCTCCGGATATGTTCGTGGCGGCTCCGCCCGGCGGAGAGGTCCGGCCTCTCCGTGTCGGGGCTGGCCCCGCCGCCACCGGGTTTCGTGGTGCCCGATCATGTCCATCCGACATGCACGAAAAAGGGGGAAGGGCCAAGGCCCTTCCCCCGTCGTCATTCCCTGTGTGATCCCTGTTCCCCTGCCCGCCCTGTGGCCAACGAAGCCAACTCGACCAATTGGCCAACGGGCAAAGGGCTGATTCGGGCTAACGGTGGGCTTCCAGATCCTTCAGGAACTCCGGACGCACCTCGAAGCCGCAGGCAGCGGCCTGGTCGGCGAACTGCACGGCCTGGGCGAATTCGCCCCGCTCGAAGTGGGCCAGCGCCAAGTTGTTGTAGGCCGGGCCAAAGCCGGGCTCGCGCTTGATGGCCTCGCGGCTGATCTGGATGGAGGCCTCGTAGTCGCCCTGCATGTAGTAGGCGGCGCCCATGGTGGCCATGGCTTGGATGAAGTCCGGGTCCCACTTCAGGGCCTTCTTCAGGGCCTTGACGGCTTCTTCCGGCTCGCCGCGCTGCAGGTGCACGAAGCCGATGTTGCTCCACGGCACCGGGAACTTGGCGCGGCACTGGGCCGCTTCCTCGTTGTAGCGCAGGCAGCCGTCCAGGTCGCCGCGTTGCAGGCAGATGCCGCCCAGTTGCACGTAGGCTTCGGCCAGGCGGGGCGAATTGCGCACCGCGCTCAGGAACGATTCTTCCGCCGCCACGAAGTCGCGCTTGTGCAGCAGGGCCACGCCAAGGTTGTAGTGATGGTTGGCGCAGTTCTCGCTTTTCTCTATTTCGGCGCGCAGATCGGCGATGTACTCGTCAATGTCATCATATTTATCCTTCATCGACATGACCCTCCTTGATCAGAATATTGTAGTACCACACGCAGAAATCGAACACGCCGCGGTACTTTTCGTCCTTGTTGACGATGCCGAGGGCGGTTTCAAGCGCGCCGCGACCGTATTCGTTGGTGTAGTCCTTCTTGTTGGCGGTCTGCAAAAATTCGCGGACGAGCTGCTGGGTGGTGCGCTTGGTGATGTCCTGGCGCGTGTCCAGTGGGTCGTTGGGCTTCTGGAAGGGGTCCCAGTTCTCGTAGCCGATGCGCTCGACGTACTTGCGCCGCCGGGGAGACATGGCGTCCCAGATGGCGCGCTTCTGGACTTCCTCGTCCGGTGTCAGTTCCCGCGTGGTGCTGTCGCGGAACATGGAGCCCGAGATGTTGACCATGCTCAGTCCTCCTTCTTCACCGGGCCGACGCCAAGATAGGCATTGTCGTATTTGGTGATCAGCGCCATGGACACGGGCACGTACACCTTGTCCAGTTCGCGGTAGCGCGACTGCACGGCCACCAGTATCTCGTGGCTGAGGCCCGCCAGTCGCTCGTGGATCTTGTCCAGGGCCACGGTGGGGTACCGCCCGCCGGGGGCAAACCCCGTGCGGCCACAGGTATGGGCCACGCCGCCGATGGCGGTGGGAATGCCGTACAGGCGGCAGGTGATGGGCCGGTGGGCATACATGGCGCAGGTGTCGTCGTCGCCCAGCAGGGGGCAGCGGATGCGTTCGCGCGCCACTTCGGCCAGCAGTTCGGCGGAATCGCGCCCGGTCAGCGATTCCTTGTACAGGCGGCGCTTCAGGCGCACGGCGTGGCGGTCTGCCGCGTCGGCCCGCTCGAGAATGGCGGAGCGCTCTGCCCCGAAGCCGAACGATCCGGCAAAGCGCTGGTTCAGGTACATGGCCTCCACGAGGCCAAGGTCGAAAAGGGCGTGGCAGCAATCGCTGCAACCAAGGCCGCAGGTCACGCAGTCGGCGTGCTGCGAACGCACGCGCTCGAACAGCGCATCGGCTTCTGCCACCAGTCGTTCATATTTGGCGAAGATTTCCGTCAGGTCCACGGTCATCCATTCTGCTCCTTGGGGGCCGCGCGTGCGCGACCGTCATGCGATGGCCCGACAGGTTGGCGTATCGGGCGCTGGGCGGACTCGGTCGTTCTGTGGCCGGAATGCACACCCCAAGGTTGCCGTGGCCGGTTGCCTTTCGGAACGGTGTGCCGAAAAGGCGTGCGGACGGTGGTTCGCGCGGCTCCCGCGCGGGCGTGCGGATGTGCGGGAATACGCGATGCGGCGGTGCGCCGCGATGCGGGCGGGCGGCACGTCACGGGAAGGCAACCCCCGTTTCCGTCGGGGCACCGGGCTTGGGGCGTGGGCGTGACATGGGGCGTTGCGCGGGCATGGCCCCTGCCCCCCTCGTGCCCACGCAGACCGCGTGAAACCTGCCTTGGAGTCTCCCCTTTGATGCGGCAAATGCCGCCGGACGGCGCAAACGTCGTCCGGCGGCATGACGTGCAGCAAATCCGGAAAGGCGGCGACTAGTTCTCTTCGACGGTGATCGCGCCGGCTTCGCAGACTTCCACGCAGGATTCACAGCCCAGGCATTCTTCTTCGTTCACGGGAACAGCCTTGCCGTCCTGCAGTTCGTAAACTTCGACGGGGCACACGTCCACGCATTCGCCGTCGCCGGTACACTTATCGGTGTCAACAGTAACAGTCCAACCCATGTCATCCTCCAGGCGTGTTTTTCGGCCGACGACGTAGTCGGCTTTTTGGGAACAATCTCCTGTCGTGATTGCGGAAAAACCGCGTCACGACAGGGTTTGACGGCTTACCATCGAAATTGCAGATAGCTGTCGGCAACCGGGGTGTCAAGCTTTGACGCAAATTCTCATCGTTGCGGGATGCGGGAATCTTGGCGGCCGGAAATTGCCAACCCCGCAGGGCTTCACCGCAACCGGGATTTTTGCCAAGCGACGGGCCTCACACCGCCAGTGACACGTAGTACCCCTTGCCGCCGCGCTGGATGAGCAGGGTCACCTTGCCCGCCAGCCGGTGCCGGGCAAACGCCTGGGCAAAGTCGCGGGTATTGGCCACGCGTACCCCGCCTACCTGGCGCACCATGTCGCCGGGGGCAAGGCCCAGCCGCGCGGCGGGGCTGCCCGGCAGCACGGCATTGATGCGGACTCCGTTACCCTGGCCCTCCTGCACGCGCAGGCCCCAGCGCCGTTCGGCCAGCCGTTCCGCCGTTTCCTGCGTGAACACGGCCGGGGTCAGGCGCAGGGTGGCCGTTTTGCCTTCGCGCAGCAGGCCCACCTCCAGCGTGTCGCGGTGGGTGTAGTTGCGCAGCAGCATGATGTAGGCGTCCTTGTCTTCAACGGGGTTGCCGTTGACGGACACCAGCACGTCGCCGGGGCGCAGCCCGGCCTTGGCCGCCGGGGTGCCCTGCTGCACCTCGGTCACCAGCATGCCCGAGGCCCGCTTCAGCCCCAGCCACGCCGCCGTGCGCTGGTCGATGTCCTGCCCCAGCACGCCCAGCCACACCGGGTCCACCCGGCCCTGGCCCAGCAGTTCCTCGACCACGCGGCGGGCCTTGTCCACGGGAATGGCAAAGCCGATGCCCTCGCCCTTGGCATACACCGCCGTGTTGATGCCGATGAGCTCGCCCGTGATGTTCAGCAGCGGGCCGCCGCTGTTGCCGGGGTTGATGGCCGCGTCGGTCTGGATGAGGTCGGTGATCATGCCCTGCTCCACCTTGATGGACCGGCCAAGGGCCGACACCACCCCGGTGGTCACG containing:
- a CDS encoding periplasmic heavy metal sensor; this translates as MSWEFAVGVVAVKATVLCVLWYNRRRIAARLAGVDMRRVARTVARELELAPDEARQLARRLDAHERTLDELRRHNTALRQRLHAVIRDGAMAPDALDALFAEKRQLAEQAYANARDAFVQFHAGLSPAQRDRLAGLLDRHAAHPLFRHPLLP
- a CDS encoding tetratricopeptide repeat protein, which gives rise to MKDKYDDIDEYIADLRAEIEKSENCANHHYNLGVALLHKRDFVAAEESFLSAVRNSPRLAEAYVQLGGICLQRGDLDGCLRYNEEAAQCRAKFPVPWSNIGFVHLQRGEPEEAVKALKKALKWDPDFIQAMATMGAAYYMQGDYEASIQISREAIKREPGFGPAYNNLALAHFERGEFAQAVQFADQAAACGFEVRPEFLKDLEAHR
- a CDS encoding YkgJ family cysteine cluster protein, with the protein product MTVDLTEIFAKYERLVAEADALFERVRSQHADCVTCGLGCSDCCHALFDLGLVEAMYLNQRFAGSFGFGAERSAILERADAADRHAVRLKRRLYKESLTGRDSAELLAEVARERIRCPLLGDDDTCAMYAHRPITCRLYGIPTAIGGVAHTCGRTGFAPGGRYPTVALDKIHERLAGLSHEILVAVQSRYRELDKVYVPVSMALITKYDNAYLGVGPVKKED
- a CDS encoding ferredoxin, producing the protein MGWTVTVDTDKCTGDGECVDVCPVEVYELQDGKAVPVNEEECLGCESCVEVCEAGAITVEEN
- a CDS encoding trypsin-like peptidase domain-containing protein, encoding MMFIHRLLPGHDMLPDRTGHVARAERIVRIVRIARHAALTLAALALTAAPVALPAASSLSPRIALAAESSPAPLVADQPVSSQPGRAAITVPTPRSPTLPPGIPDNSPRLTPVVRAVSAVAPAVVNITTARVVERNFNPFPGLMDDEAAREMFPSLPTQRQTRRSLGSGVIINPDGGHPGIVLTNAHVIAGATGIAVHLLDGRSLDAELLGSDTDFDIAVLRVPGAQNLPAVKMATSSDLMPGETVIAIGNPFGFAHTVTTGVVSALGRSIKVEQGMITDLIQTDAAINPGNSGGPLLNITGELIGINTAVYAKGEGIGFAIPVDKARRVVEELLGQGRVDPVWLGVLGQDIDQRTAAWLGLKRASGMLVTEVQQGTPAAKAGLRPGDVLVSVNGNPVEDKDAYIMLLRNYTHRDTLEVGLLREGKTATLRLTPAVFTQETAERLAERRWGLRVQEGQGNGVRINAVLPGSPAARLGLAPGDMVRQVGGVRVANTRDFAQAFARHRLAGKVTLLIQRGGKGYYVSLAV